Proteins co-encoded in one Plasmodium coatneyi strain Hackeri chromosome 7, complete sequence genomic window:
- a CDS encoding Elongation of fatty acids protein, with protein sequence MSPWSPLSRAFWAPGKGRELAGKYEKTILLISLLYIPSVLLLQKVMRKRKEIEAKALKVAWNVCLSVLSFIGVLLILIYDRNVLKSIILEETEYRPETRAVISIFTLTKVVEYGDTIFLILKKKKLTFLHSYHHLSVVIYCLYSQKELVSHAHYFVFLNLVVHTIMYFYFGFIYIVPKILYKVRRFITCLQILQMFIGIFISYYAIKNVDNKIYVKNAIASLALYLTYAILFLNFYFNNYCKNVKSNVATYMISVHILGLIGFIMLCTSNDTWRLFLEVSIGCVFTLTLLSCSFHFNTHYCNIWKNKIGDTNFFEQTDLFNTYKDKYFSNMAFLKKMTVHMIKTFLLCFNGLATYAHDTIFLFVNFYSERLKRIAHESPVLDKRGQSPSSTRQPDGKFATKKGTTRDKVKDRVSTVSYHGNAPNAGQNRSNNIFLLIKDLYNRSIISYIIYKSPIENIAKNLESISPDQSPRKSLQLTLLSMAKQVIQNYLLYIVCLILPIYYGLRVYNDALLGLCVHGALRWLIEIYSTKIFNKSYKLHGH encoded by the coding sequence ATGAGCCCCTGGAGCCCCCTGAGCCGCGCATTTTGGGCGCCCGGGAAGGGCAGGGAACTGGCGGGGAAGTACGAGAAAACGATCCTGCTGATCTCGTTGCTGTATATTCCCTCAGTGCTGCTATTGCAGAAGGTGAtgagaaagaggaaggagataGAGGCGAAGGCGCTGAAGGTGGCATGGAATGTGTGCCTATCTGTGTTGTCCTTTATAGGCGTGTTGCTGATCCTTATATATGACCGAAATGTGCTGAAGAGTATAATCCTGGAGGAGACGGAGTACAGACCTGAAACCAGAGCAGTGATCAGCATCTTCACGCTAACAAAGGTAGTAGAATATGGAGACACCATATTCCtaattttgaagaaaaaaaaattaacatttttacacagttaCCATCATCTAAGTGTAGTCATCTACTGTTTGTACTCTCAGAAGGAGTTGGTTTCTCACGCGCATTACTTTGTCTTCCTCAATTTGGTAGTCCACACGAtcatgtatttttattttggctTTATTTATATCGTCCCAAAAATTCTGTACAAGGTCAGGCGATTTATAACGTGTTTGCAAATCCTGCAAATGTTCAttggcatttttatttcctacTATGcgataaaaaatgtggacaataaaatttatgtgaaaaatgcaATAGCTAGTTTGGCGTTATATTTAACATAtgctattttatttttaaatttttattttaataattattgcaaaaatgtaaaaagtaaTGTTGCCACGTATATGATCAGCGTTCATATATTAGGACTGATTGGATTTATAATGCTTTGTACGAGTAACGACACGTGGAGGTTATTCCTTGAAGTTTCCATTGGATGTGTATTCACCTTAACGTTACTCAGTTGctcctttcattttaacacaCACTATTGTAATATctggaagaacaaaattggTGACACAAACTTCTTTGAACAGACAGATCTGTTTAACACTTACAAGGACAAGTACTTTTCCAATATGgccttcttaaaaaaaatgacggtACATATGATTAAGACCTTTCTCCTTTGCTTTAACGGTCTAGCAACCTACGCCCATGATAccatattcctttttgtaaacTTCTACTCGGAGAGGCTTAAGAGGATTGCTCACGAATCGCCTGTACTGGACAAAAGGGGCCAGTCACCAAGTTCGACGCGTCAGCCGGATGGAAAATTCGCCACAAAGAAGGGCACAACGAGGGACAAAGTGAAAGACCGAGTTAGTACCGTTAGTTACCATGGGAACGCCCCTAACGCAGGACAAAACAGATCGAacaatattttcctcctcattaaAGACCTTTACAACAGGTCGATCATCTCctacattatatacaaatCGCCCATTGAAAATATTGCCAAAAATTTGGAGTCCATTTCGCCTGACCAGTCACCAAGGAAATCTCTCCAGCTTACACTTCTTAGCATGGCCAAGCAGGTCATACAGAACTACCTCCTCTACATTGTCTGCTTAATTCTCCCAATATATTACGGACTGCGTGTGTACAACGATGCGCTGCTGGGCCTCTGTGTGCATGGCGCACTCAGGTGGCTCATCGAAATTTACTCCACCAAGATTTTTAACAAGTCGTACAAGTTGCATGGGCACTGA